From one Mesomycoplasma ovipneumoniae genomic stretch:
- a CDS encoding ZmpA/ZmpB/ZmpC family metallo-endopeptidase, translating to MKQFILVKKVSSSLVFLSLSPIVIIAACKSEVDKKPTTSKIDETKNDPKIDTSKSEDSKKDPKNEGKIDADNQEQVIPGQENNSNLENTEQIINVSSIFEDRTFLENKQAEIDSVSLKISGSKIEFKNINSANLYHFNSQGKYVKLLSVDNLDSDLTNYKIKLDSEDLQKNVWLSVKAVENEGDYYKFVGEFSQNFINILNNGTVSSTFDIYIPKTKNQLGAITTFEQLISKIRANPSGHFKLANDISAESTEIGHNSTSYLENVYFSGSLESIEGKNFTIYDLEKPLFDNLNNATIQNINFKDLKVKSINNSQFAVGAIANSSSGSTVNNVHLFGDVKGPKIVGGIVGVLDNNSIIKNSSFHGNIYSYQSAGGLSGIITRGSLIENSYGNINITSKLINSDKIGGIVAELGENSSLKNIVIEGNVLNSGLDEFANSGGLIGLASTNGTQDSPDTGKVENIYAKINFFNAKPIFGNFHKSSFFDYEKSFKNINFVNNADNESFDWLKIIDENTFDEKAKKWKNLNNENIKLKTLNFSYLKGYQPDFSNAYANFAKLLPFYDRYTIMNYAHKVAKNSNLYSKNLLGFEFYENENLVKNLSHEKSKVNKLRVYFGDGQKEDYKIDSFSQNTDGIIDFSFEDNSVKLIVHPNILISDKKNQLVSGLISLLKNTDLSDNSIFDTQNNFVDSSPIKEQLFIDQNETEVKKDLEGIIDSISNNIDIFDLNDTKFTEFYKKDLEKEKNSIYIGLNYLYRWYSISDIKDKLLYSLGIYGKSNDSLSLLKDIGKLDFINLKANKTANGYHDAFSKYLKPKSVADFIEYNYNLFKEKDQTPDKYFESLTSAYITKVESKSNTSVNKPMIERFKQEDQANKLLPLLTVKNENALWFIFTTNSNISGLFSKYGYSNEVLKTQVNEFAQSAQGYYDVLYRILNEKSKKTMENYIVDVYDSFASKNDPGVKAYSLPLDHWLSLGNKNYAAFVPEGNKKLMYFDGTKILTKNAKSVFSHESTHTFDNDILLDGYGKRFGHRAESFAKGMFQAPFNGNNGDLAFNFIEKYEGQLVRNSSPERFSNLADLEKYYKNLFDLIYVLDLAQAEAIIAKKSSTSDYRKIQLGSGGFAKNDTLSRVGSSELNSINSIDDLVDKNIVGEGVGGKGTSFGHNNYYTVNFFRPYFGILENKEGVSGGLNFRRVAFELLAEKGYYGGMILYISAKSNKQTNVPEGLVKGSDTHVLKMIFGDKYKSFSDFKKDMYKQRKDKLNKLKPFSFDFSSKKYEIKSFEDLKKVFIENSELINTIRVIIHVEMYKQTNEYRNSIFDE from the coding sequence ATGAAACAATTTATTTTAGTAAAGAAAGTTAGTTCTAGTTTAGTTTTCCTATCATTATCACCAATAGTTATTATCGCGGCTTGTAAAAGTGAAGTTGATAAAAAACCTACTACTTCTAAGATTGATGAAACTAAAAATGATCCTAAGATTGATACTTCTAAGAGTGAAGATTCTAAAAAAGATCCTAAAAATGAAGGTAAAATTGACGCCGATAATCAAGAACAAGTTATTCCAGGGCAAGAAAATAATTCAAATCTAGAAAACACAGAACAAATTATTAATGTTTCTTCAATTTTTGAGGATAGAACCTTTTTAGAAAACAAGCAAGCTGAAATTGATAGTGTTTCTTTAAAAATAAGTGGATCAAAAATTGAATTTAAAAATATAAATTCTGCAAATTTATACCATTTTAACAGTCAAGGTAAATATGTAAAACTACTTTCAGTTGATAATTTAGATTCTGATTTAACAAACTATAAAATCAAATTAGATTCAGAAGATTTGCAAAAAAATGTCTGATTGAGTGTAAAAGCTGTTGAAAATGAAGGCGATTATTACAAATTTGTTGGTGAATTTAGCCAAAATTTCATAAATATTTTAAATAACGGTACTGTTAGTTCTACTTTTGATATTTACATTCCTAAAACTAAAAATCAATTAGGTGCAATCACGACTTTTGAACAATTAATTAGTAAAATTCGTGCAAATCCCTCTGGACATTTTAAATTAGCAAATGATATTTCTGCAGAAAGCACAGAAATAGGCCACAATTCTACATCATATTTAGAAAATGTTTATTTTTCTGGAAGTCTAGAAAGTATTGAAGGCAAAAATTTTACTATTTACGATTTAGAAAAGCCACTTTTTGACAATTTAAATAATGCCACAATCCAAAATATTAATTTTAAAGATCTCAAAGTTAAGTCAATAAATAATTCCCAATTTGCAGTTGGGGCAATTGCAAATTCTTCATCGGGTTCAACGGTTAATAACGTTCATCTTTTTGGCGATGTTAAAGGACCAAAAATAGTAGGCGGAATTGTCGGTGTGCTAGATAATAATTCTATTATTAAAAACTCAAGTTTTCATGGAAATATTTATTCTTACCAATCTGCCGGCGGTCTTAGTGGAATAATAACAAGAGGAAGTTTAATCGAGAATTCTTATGGAAATATAAACATCACCTCTAAATTAATAAATTCTGATAAAATTGGCGGAATTGTTGCTGAATTAGGTGAAAATTCATCATTAAAAAACATTGTAATTGAAGGAAATGTTTTAAATAGTGGCCTTGATGAATTTGCTAATTCTGGCGGATTAATTGGTTTGGCGTCCACAAACGGAACTCAAGACTCTCCTGATACTGGAAAGGTTGAAAATATTTATGCAAAGATAAATTTTTTTAATGCAAAGCCAATTTTTGGTAACTTTCATAAGTCAAGTTTTTTTGACTATGAAAAGTCGTTTAAAAATATAAACTTTGTTAATAATGCTGATAATGAAAGTTTTGATTGACTCAAAATAATTGATGAAAATACTTTTGATGAAAAAGCAAAAAAATGGAAAAATTTAAATAATGAAAATATTAAGTTAAAAACTTTAAATTTTTCCTATTTAAAAGGATATCAGCCTGATTTTAGCAATGCTTATGCAAATTTTGCAAAACTTTTGCCATTTTATGATCGTTATACAATTATGAATTATGCACATAAAGTGGCTAAAAATTCTAACCTTTACAGTAAAAATTTGCTTGGATTTGAATTTTATGAAAATGAAAATTTAGTTAAAAATCTTTCCCATGAAAAATCAAAAGTAAACAAACTAAGAGTTTATTTTGGCGATGGCCAAAAAGAAGATTACAAAATAGACAGTTTTAGCCAAAACACTGACGGAATCATTGACTTTTCTTTTGAAGATAACAGTGTTAAATTGATTGTTCATCCAAATATTTTGATATCTGATAAGAAAAATCAATTAGTTTCTGGTTTAATAAGTCTTTTAAAAAATACTGATTTATCTGATAATTCAATTTTTGATACTCAAAATAATTTTGTTGATAGCAGTCCGATAAAAGAACAACTTTTTATTGACCAAAATGAGACTGAAGTTAAAAAAGATTTGGAAGGCATAATTGATTCAATCTCAAATAATATTGATATTTTTGATCTAAATGACACTAAATTTACTGAATTTTATAAAAAAGATTTAGAAAAAGAAAAAAATTCTATTTATATTGGTCTAAATTATTTGTACCGTTGATACTCAATTTCGGATATTAAAGATAAATTATTGTACTCTTTAGGAATTTATGGAAAATCAAACGATAGTCTATCTTTGTTAAAAGACATCGGGAAATTGGACTTTATTAATCTAAAAGCTAATAAAACTGCAAATGGTTATCATGATGCTTTTTCAAAATATTTAAAACCAAAATCAGTTGCCGATTTTATTGAATATAACTATAATTTATTTAAGGAAAAAGACCAAACACCCGACAAATATTTTGAATCACTGACAAGTGCATATATAACAAAAGTTGAGAGCAAATCAAATACATCAGTAAATAAGCCAATGATTGAAAGATTTAAACAAGAAGATCAAGCTAATAAACTTTTACCACTTTTAACTGTAAAAAACGAAAATGCTCTTTGATTTATTTTTACAACAAATAGCAATATTTCAGGATTATTTTCCAAATATGGTTATTCAAACGAAGTATTAAAGACGCAAGTCAATGAATTTGCCCAGTCAGCTCAGGGTTACTATGATGTTTTATACCGAATTTTAAATGAAAAATCGAAAAAAACTATGGAAAATTATATAGTTGATGTTTATGATAGTTTTGCTTCAAAAAATGACCCTGGTGTGAAAGCTTATTCTTTACCTCTTGATCATTGATTATCATTAGGAAATAAGAATTATGCCGCTTTTGTTCCTGAAGGAAATAAAAAACTTATGTATTTTGATGGCACAAAAATATTAACAAAAAACGCAAAATCGGTATTTTCACACGAAAGTACTCATACTTTTGATAACGATATTTTGCTCGATGGGTATGGAAAAAGATTTGGTCATCGTGCTGAATCTTTTGCCAAAGGAATGTTTCAGGCGCCTTTTAACGGTAATAATGGAGATTTAGCCTTTAATTTTATTGAAAAATACGAAGGGCAACTAGTCCGTAATTCAAGTCCAGAAAGATTTAGTAATTTAGCTGATTTGGAAAAATACTATAAAAATTTGTTTGATTTAATTTATGTTTTAGACTTAGCACAAGCTGAGGCAATAATTGCCAAAAAGTCAAGCACTAGTGATTATAGAAAAATCCAACTTGGAAGTGGCGGTTTTGCAAAAAATGATACTTTATCTAGAGTTGGAAGTTCTGAATTAAATTCGATAAATTCAATTGATGACTTAGTTGACAAAAATATTGTTGGCGAGGGCGTTGGTGGGAAAGGAACATCATTTGGACATAATAATTACTATACAGTAAATTTCTTTAGACCATATTTTGGAATACTTGAAAATAAAGAAGGAGTCTCTGGTGGTCTCAATTTTAGAAGGGTTGCTTTTGAACTTCTTGCCGAAAAAGGTTATTATGGTGGAATGATTCTATATATTTCTGCCAAATCAAATAAACAAACTAATGTGCCAGAAGGACTTGTCAAAGGTAGTGATACTCACGTTTTAAAAATGATTTTCGGCGATAAATACAAATCTTTTAGTGATTTTAAAAAAGATATGTATAAACAAAGAAAAGATAAACTCAATAAATTAAAGCCATTTAGTTTTGATTTTAGTAGTAAAAAGTACGAAATAAAATCTTTTGAAGACTTAAAAAAAGTTTTTATTGAAAATTCTGAGTTAATAAATACAATAAGAGTTATTATTCATGTTGAAATGTATAAGCAAACTAATGAGTACCGCAACTCAATATTTGATGAATAA
- a CDS encoding ribulose phosphate epimerase, whose amino-acid sequence MGFNVEYSQSISALNIFKVIKILTKLQNNGLKYAHIDFVDQIYAPNFGLNYQIADYLIKLFPNIEFDAHLMCKNSLEKVEKLIQIGFKTIFLPAEQVSKTDFERLNKTYSNINFGLMIQASQKIEDFSEIISCSKVILLMTIDKIGGVGEPLNQQLLSKIGQIRSINKKIKIYTDGGLRKENWAELEKWKIDVAIGGSIIFSYANFSEFSRLWGNKKNALN is encoded by the coding sequence ATGGGGTTTAATGTGGAATACTCACAAAGCATTAGCGCACTTAACATTTTTAAAGTAATTAAAATTTTAACAAAATTGCAAAATAACGGCCTAAAATACGCCCATATTGATTTTGTCGATCAAATTTATGCCCCAAATTTTGGACTAAACTACCAAATTGCAGATTACTTAATAAAGTTATTCCCTAATATTGAATTTGATGCACATTTAATGTGCAAAAATTCACTTGAAAAAGTTGAAAAATTAATTCAAATAGGTTTTAAAACAATTTTTTTACCTGCTGAACAAGTTTCAAAAACTGATTTTGAAAGATTAAATAAGACTTATTCTAATATAAATTTTGGCTTAATGATTCAAGCCAGTCAAAAAATTGAAGACTTTAGTGAAATAATTTCTTGTTCAAAGGTTATTTTATTAATGACTATAGATAAAATTGGCGGAGTTGGTGAACCCTTAAATCAGCAACTTCTTTCAAAAATAGGGCAAATTCGCTCAATAAATAAAAAAATTAAAATTTACACTGACGGTGGATTGCGTAAGGAAAATTGAGCTGAGCTTGAAAAATGAAAAATTGATGTCGCAATTGGCGGTAGCATAATTTTTTCATATGCAAATTTTTCTGAATTCTCTAGACTTTGAGGAAATAAAAAAAATGCCCTTAATTAA
- a CDS encoding PTS sugar transporter subunit IIA produces MELFNEKMTKFCKITNWRQAVHEGVRILVENKKATYDLEKAIMEQTAKYGAYYVLEEGVALLHAPVGDYCLEVGTSILVLDQMITFNDQKDKKAKIIITLSAPNSDDHIGLIQEFGLFFGNSDFKKEIYASRTIKEFYQIINKYRGIKNEH; encoded by the coding sequence ATGGAACTTTTTAATGAAAAAATGACTAAATTTTGCAAAATTACAAACTGAAGACAAGCAGTTCATGAGGGCGTAAGGATCTTAGTTGAAAATAAAAAAGCAACTTACGATCTTGAAAAAGCAATCATGGAACAAACCGCAAAATACGGTGCCTATTATGTACTTGAAGAAGGTGTCGCACTTTTGCATGCGCCAGTTGGCGATTATTGTCTAGAAGTTGGAACTTCAATTTTAGTCTTAGATCAAATGATCACTTTTAATGACCAAAAAGATAAAAAAGCAAAAATTATCATTACTTTGTCTGCGCCAAATTCTGATGATCATATTGGCTTAATTCAAGAATTTGGCCTCTTTTTTGGTAATTCCGATTTCAAAAAAGAAATTTATGCTTCTAGAACAATTAAAGAATTTTATCAAATTATAAATAAATACCGAGGTATAAAAAATGAACATTAA
- a CDS encoding PTS sugar transporter subunit IIB — protein sequence MNIKCVCGSGLGSSLLLEMNVKFVLDKLNVNYDSVEHTNISSFNSRGVDLVVIGADVAPSLDFDKEKMVILTNILSKEELESKLKIALKLN from the coding sequence ATGAACATTAAATGCGTTTGTGGTTCAGGACTAGGTTCATCTTTGTTATTAGAGATGAATGTAAAATTTGTCCTTGATAAATTAAATGTCAATTATGATTCAGTTGAACACACTAATATTTCCAGTTTTAATTCCCGCGGGGTTGATTTAGTAGTTATTGGCGCTGATGTTGCCCCAAGTCTTGATTTTGACAAAGAAAAAATGGTAATTTTAACTAACATTTTATCAAAAGAAGAACTTGAGTCCAAACTAAAAATAGCCTTAAAACTAAACTAA
- a CDS encoding PTS ascorbate transporter subunit IIC gives MNFGLWLLGFLKDFVGTPALLVGLFTLIGAVAMRKKVSQIIVSSFKVSVGFIILGGGAGVLVSSLNSFQPLFQRVYNLSGVIPNNDAFAGALAQSLPSIATLGSLIMVIAMILNIILATFSRLKYVYLSGHVLYYSSLMLAAVMYTSGFDFQNSSADFAMALIAGASILALYMVISPAAQQRYMRQITGTNEIALGHTGGFGYALSGLIGESIAKISKKTLLSTEEIKFPQSLYFFRNTLVSISLTVFLFYIFAFLPAGILYELGHFDKVADANVIEILSSKNWVVTMIISAFTFTAGVEIILAGVRLFVGELVPMFKGFSDKLIKNAKVAVDCPVVFPYAPNAIIIGFISSFLAGIMGLFITLGLGYAALIPAVILPGLVPHFFLGATSGVFGNVKGGIWGAIIGPFVGGLIITFIPVFFALGNWTPLESNSLGDLITAGGATKQSLISLNWGDTDYFIGYIPGILGLIPKVGKYVILGFSILVYLIFIIDGVIKKYHGKRAKTA, from the coding sequence ATGAATTTCGGTCTTTGACTTTTAGGTTTTCTAAAAGACTTTGTCGGCACACCAGCACTGCTAGTTGGACTTTTTACACTAATTGGTGCTGTTGCAATGCGCAAAAAAGTCTCACAAATTATTGTTAGTTCTTTTAAAGTTAGTGTTGGCTTTATTATTTTAGGTGGAGGCGCTGGTGTTTTAGTTAGCTCGCTAAATTCATTCCAACCACTTTTTCAACGAGTTTATAATCTAAGCGGTGTTATTCCAAATAATGACGCTTTTGCAGGCGCCCTAGCCCAGAGTTTGCCAAGTATTGCAACTTTAGGATCGCTAATTATGGTAATTGCCATGATCCTAAACATTATTCTTGCAACTTTTTCAAGACTAAAATATGTCTATCTTTCCGGTCATGTTCTTTATTATTCTTCTTTAATGCTAGCGGCTGTTATGTACACTTCTGGCTTTGATTTTCAAAATAGTTCAGCAGATTTTGCAATGGCACTAATTGCCGGAGCAAGTATTTTAGCCCTTTATATGGTAATCTCACCTGCAGCTCAACAAAGATATATGCGCCAAATTACCGGCACAAACGAAATTGCCCTCGGCCACACCGGCGGATTTGGCTATGCCCTTTCAGGTCTAATTGGCGAGTCAATTGCTAAAATTTCCAAAAAAACTCTGCTTTCAACAGAAGAAATTAAATTTCCCCAGTCACTTTATTTTTTTCGAAACACCTTAGTTTCAATATCGCTAACTGTTTTTCTTTTTTACATTTTTGCCTTTTTACCAGCAGGAATTCTTTATGAATTAGGGCACTTTGACAAGGTTGCCGATGCTAATGTAATTGAAATTTTATCTTCAAAAAACTGAGTTGTAACAATGATAATTTCGGCTTTTACTTTTACTGCCGGAGTTGAAATTATTCTTGCCGGAGTTAGATTATTTGTTGGCGAATTAGTGCCGATGTTTAAAGGTTTTTCGGATAAATTGATTAAAAATGCCAAAGTCGCTGTTGACTGTCCGGTAGTTTTTCCCTATGCACCAAATGCAATTATTATTGGCTTTATTTCCTCTTTTTTAGCAGGAATAATGGGACTTTTTATTACCCTAGGACTTGGTTATGCAGCACTTATTCCGGCAGTAATTCTTCCAGGACTAGTTCCACATTTCTTTTTAGGGGCAACTTCTGGAGTTTTTGGCAACGTAAAAGGTGGAATTTGGGGCGCTATTATCGGACCTTTTGTTGGCGGACTAATTATTACATTTATTCCGGTATTTTTTGCCCTTGGAAATTGAACACCGCTTGAGTCTAACTCACTTGGTGATTTAATTACCGCCGGTGGAGCCACAAAACAATCGCTAATTAGTCTAAACTGAGGCGATACAGACTATTTTATTGGCTATATTCCCGGAATTCTTGGACTAATTCCTAAAGTTGGAAAATATGTAATTTTAGGCTTTAGCATTTTAGTTTATTTGATTTTTATTATCGACGGAGTTATCAAAAAATACCATGGAAAACGAGCAAAAACTGCCTAA
- a CDS encoding transketolase, which yields MENEQKLPNLKLFLATMRAVALDSINNAGGGHIGMALGASEIFYSLVGQNLNFSPLNPKWINRDRFVLSAGHGSMGLYSLYHLMGLISLEDIKNHKQLHSKTPSHPEVDKLEYIDASTGPLGQGVAMAVGMALAETRLAQKFNQPDLKIIDHFTYVLCGDGDFQEGVALEALAFAGTNKLSKLILIHDFNNIQIDTSSVQVNNLDFASFFKSIGFDAIILKDNKLENINFALEKARKSDRPVYIQVPTIIAFGTEFANSSKGHHGSLSAKKTYEFKANLGLQNLEPFDYDQKVYEIGANLLVPKNQKYLEWEKNFTLYKQKYPLLGQRFENFLKNKELFDLEGLTFAKNNLAIRDYVEQIIQKIDNTDLLILGGSADLGVATKTKFSGQKLIDYGIREFAMATINNGISLYANFYTICSTFLVFSDYAKAALRLAGLMNLCPIYIFSHDSYQVGGDGPTHQPVEQLAMLRSIPNFLVIRPCDEFETIFAFNYSLNSKTKPTAIISTRQPLESVNKNLEKIDSAYYIYKTESAKINILASGSEVQLAKKLIDKLGQSQIFANLISVPILQNLVENPLLIKKLELEKLPIFALEASNDPFWFKLATVQKFSGHFASGFGESAPGDIVYELKGFNVDYLFEKVLKFLENK from the coding sequence ATGGAAAACGAGCAAAAACTGCCTAATTTAAAGCTTTTTTTAGCAACAATGCGGGCAGTCGCCCTTGATTCAATTAATAATGCTGGCGGTGGTCACATTGGAATGGCCCTTGGAGCAAGCGAAATTTTTTATAGCCTAGTTGGTCAAAATTTAAATTTTAGCCCGCTAAATCCAAAGTGAATTAATCGCGATCGCTTTGTTTTATCAGCTGGGCATGGTTCAATGGGGCTTTACTCACTTTATCATTTAATGGGCTTAATTTCGCTTGAAGATATTAAAAATCATAAACAACTACATTCAAAAACACCGTCTCATCCCGAGGTTGACAAATTAGAATATATCGATGCCTCAACTGGCCCACTTGGCCAAGGAGTAGCAATGGCTGTTGGAATGGCACTAGCCGAAACAAGACTAGCCCAAAAATTTAATCAACCTGACTTAAAAATTATTGACCATTTTACTTATGTCTTATGTGGCGATGGCGATTTTCAAGAAGGTGTTGCCTTAGAAGCCCTAGCTTTTGCTGGCACAAATAAACTGTCAAAATTAATACTTATCCACGATTTTAACAACATTCAAATTGATACAAGCTCTGTTCAAGTTAATAATCTTGATTTTGCTAGTTTTTTTAAATCAATCGGCTTTGATGCAATTATTTTAAAAGATAATAAGCTTGAAAATATCAATTTTGCCCTTGAAAAAGCAAGAAAATCTGACAGACCTGTTTATATTCAAGTTCCAACTATTATTGCCTTTGGAACAGAATTTGCTAATTCAAGCAAAGGGCATCATGGATCACTCAGTGCTAAAAAAACCTATGAATTCAAAGCTAATTTGGGACTACAAAATTTAGAGCCTTTTGACTACGACCAAAAAGTCTATGAAATAGGTGCTAATTTATTAGTGCCAAAAAATCAAAAATATTTAGAGTGAGAAAAAAATTTTACACTTTACAAACAAAAATATCCCCTTCTTGGACAAAGATTTGAAAACTTCCTTAAAAACAAAGAACTTTTTGATTTAGAAGGGCTGACTTTTGCTAAAAATAACCTAGCAATTCGCGATTATGTTGAGCAAATTATCCAAAAAATTGACAATACTGACTTACTTATTTTAGGTGGATCTGCTGACCTAGGGGTTGCAACTAAAACTAAATTTAGCGGTCAAAAACTAATTGACTACGGAATTCGTGAGTTTGCAATGGCTACAATTAACAACGGAATTTCACTTTATGCTAATTTTTATACAATTTGCTCGACTTTTTTAGTTTTTAGTGACTATGCAAAAGCGGCACTGCGGCTTGCTGGCTTAATGAATCTGTGCCCAATTTACATTTTTTCGCATGATTCATATCAAGTCGGCGGCGATGGACCGACCCATCAACCTGTTGAGCAACTGGCAATGCTAAGATCAATTCCAAATTTTTTAGTAATTCGGCCGTGTGATGAATTTGAAACAATTTTTGCCTTTAATTACAGCCTAAATTCCAAAACAAAGCCAACTGCAATTATCTCAACAAGACAGCCTTTGGAGTCAGTCAACAAAAATCTTGAAAAAATTGACTCAGCTTACTATATTTACAAAACTGAATCGGCTAAAATAAATATACTCGCTTCAGGCTCAGAAGTCCAGCTAGCCAAAAAACTAATTGATAAATTAGGACAAAGTCAAATTTTTGCTAATTTGATTTCAGTTCCAATTTTACAAAATTTAGTTGAAAATCCACTACTGATTAAAAAATTAGAATTAGAAAAGCTACCTATTTTTGCCCTTGAGGCTTCAAATGATCCTTTCTGATTTAAATTAGCTACTGTCCAAAAATTTTCTGGACATTTTGCCAGTGGCTTTGGTGAGTCAGCCCCAGGAGACATTGTTTATGAATTAAAAGGTTTTAATGTTGATTATTTATTTGAAAAAGTTTTAAAATTTTTAGAAAATAAATAA
- the ptsP gene encoding phosphoenolpyruvate--protein phosphotransferase yields MSKFRSYKFKGIGASSGISIAKVFKLTEQKIEISDAKITDIDAEIKIFQDGVRKSVEQIEKIKKLATKLNQDELEILDAHILIATDPVLEDDTINLIKSGYSAAYSLKETAKNHTNFLLETGDEYLMGRAVDIKDASQRIIKNILNLEIIDLSAIDEDVIIVADDLKPSDTAQLNEYVKGFATNIGSKTSHSAIMARSLEIPAILGIGDILEKAEAGDILAINGDLGQGILNPSESEIKEFEILKQEYENEKAKLQDYLNKESKSADGKKVVIAANIGSVDDSYAAKKVNADEIGLFRSEFLYMDNQNWPTEDEQFFSYKAVLESQNPKKVVVRTLDIGGDKTLKYFDFAKEMNPFLGYRAIRLSLDKTDIFKTQLRALVRASEFGNLAIMFPMVATLDEFFAAKAIFEQVYQEVSQENPKVAKREDIKIGIMIEIPISAIHADQFAKYVDFFSIGTNDLIQYSFAADRMNEKVAYLYQTLNPGLLKLIKMAIDAAHKHGKWIGMCGEMAGDINAVPLLLGLGLDEFSVSTSSVLKVKKLISDLNYEQMVKIANEALQFDTEGEVVKYLESLNLIRHK; encoded by the coding sequence ATGTCAAAATTTCGCTCATATAAATTTAAAGGAATTGGTGCTTCTAGCGGAATATCGATAGCAAAAGTTTTTAAACTTACTGAACAAAAAATTGAAATTAGTGATGCAAAAATAACTGATATTGATGCTGAAATCAAAATTTTTCAAGACGGAGTGCGAAAATCTGTCGAACAAATTGAAAAAATTAAAAAATTAGCAACTAAACTTAATCAAGATGAACTTGAAATTCTTGATGCTCATATTTTAATTGCAACTGATCCGGTTTTGGAAGATGATACAATAAATCTGATAAAAAGTGGATATTCAGCCGCATATTCCTTAAAAGAAACAGCCAAAAATCATACTAATTTTTTACTTGAAACTGGTGATGAATATTTAATGGGTAGAGCGGTTGATATTAAAGATGCTTCACAAAGAATAATAAAAAACATCCTAAATTTGGAAATAATTGATCTTAGCGCGATTGATGAAGATGTAATTATTGTTGCTGATGATTTAAAGCCTTCTGATACTGCTCAATTAAATGAATATGTTAAAGGTTTTGCCACAAATATTGGTTCAAAAACATCTCACTCTGCAATAATGGCTAGAAGTCTGGAAATTCCGGCAATTTTAGGTATTGGCGATATCCTTGAAAAGGCTGAAGCTGGTGATATTTTAGCAATTAACGGTGATCTTGGGCAAGGAATTCTTAACCCAAGTGAAAGTGAAATTAAAGAATTTGAAATTTTAAAACAAGAATACGAAAATGAAAAAGCAAAACTTCAAGACTATTTAAATAAAGAATCAAAAAGTGCTGACGGAAAAAAAGTTGTAATTGCTGCAAATATTGGTTCAGTTGATGATTCATATGCTGCCAAAAAAGTAAATGCTGATGAAATTGGTCTTTTCCGTTCTGAATTTTTATATATGGATAACCAAAATTGGCCAACTGAAGATGAGCAGTTTTTTAGCTATAAAGCCGTACTTGAAAGTCAAAATCCTAAAAAAGTTGTTGTCAGAACGCTTGATATTGGTGGTGATAAAACCTTAAAATACTTTGATTTTGCAAAAGAAATGAATCCTTTTTTAGGATATCGTGCAATTCGATTGTCACTTGACAAAACCGATATTTTTAAAACTCAACTTCGGGCATTAGTTCGGGCATCTGAATTTGGAAATTTAGCAATTATGTTTCCAATGGTTGCAACTCTTGATGAATTTTTTGCCGCAAAAGCAATTTTTGAGCAAGTTTATCAAGAAGTTAGTCAAGAAAATCCAAAAGTTGCAAAACGTGAAGACATTAAAATTGGAATTATGATTGAAATTCCAATTTCAGCAATTCATGCTGATCAATTTGCAAAATATGTTGACTTTTTCTCAATTGGAACTAACGATTTAATCCAATATTCCTTTGCCGCTGATAGAATGAATGAAAAAGTTGCCTATTTATACCAAACTTTAAACCCTGGACTTTTAAAATTAATCAAAATGGCAATTGATGCTGCTCATAAACACGGAAAATGAATTGGAATGTGCGGTGAAATGGCCGGTGATATCAATGCTGTTCCACTTTTATTAGGTCTTGGTCTTGATGAATTTTCAGTTTCAACAAGTAGTGTTTTAAAAGTAAAGAAACTAATTTCTGACCTAAATTACGAACAAATGGTAAAAATTGCAAATGAAGCCTTGCAATTTGATACCGAAGGTGAAGTAGTAAAATATCTTGAATCTTTAAATTTAATAAGACATAAATAA